In one window of Cydia pomonella isolate Wapato2018A chromosome 16, ilCydPomo1, whole genome shotgun sequence DNA:
- the LOC133526627 gene encoding uncharacterized protein LOC133526627: MVAVRGRDMEDTLFRPAVATEMSVGRIERLELSVPLPKTEAIVFGGPGWTLPEDLTIAVAGRAEAIARGERLYPEEAEREQRQAVERLKDRWKNDLEDSSYGVRSIGALLPSFDQWLYREHGVPSYMLTQVMTGHGCFGHYLHEIKREPTTICHECGYEDDTAQHTLESCRRWAVEHQNMVVAAEITSGDLSLHNVMSAMLRSKRTWKEVEAFCETVIFQKEAAERLREDSADAPPLRRRRRGRRRRQYALANS, translated from the exons ATGGTGGCTGTGCGGGGAAGGGACATGGAAGATACCTTGTTCAGACCGGCGGTAGCGACAGAGATGTCAGTGGGTCGCATCGAACGCCTAGAATTGAGTGTGCCCCTCCCGAAGACTGAAGCAATTGTGTTCGGGGGACCTGGATGGACGCTACCTGAGGACTTAACTATAGCTGTTGCAG GGAGAGCAGAGGCCATAGCGCGCGGGGAACGCCTCTACCCAGAAGAGGCGGAGAGAGAGCAACGACAGGCTGTCGAGAGACTGAAGGACCGCTGGAAGAATGACCTGGAGGACTCCTCCTATGGAGTCCGCAGTATAGGGGCTCTCCTCCCGTCATTTGACCAGTGGCTCTATAGAGAACACGGGGTGCCCAGCTACATGTTGACGCAGGTAATGACCGGACACGGTTGCTTCGGTCATTACCTGCATGAAATTAAGAGGGAGCCAACGACAATCTGCCACGAATGTGGATACGAGGacgacacggcccagcacacacTTGAATCGTGCAGGCGATGGGCTGTGGAACACCAAAACATGGTGGTGGCCGCGGAAATCACGAGTGGGGACCTCTCGCTGCACAACGTCATGTCGGCCATGTTGCGCAGCAAGAGGACATGGAAGGAAGTTGAGGCCTTTTGCGAAACTGTGATTTTCCAAAAGGAAGCAGCGGAGCGGTTGCGCGAAGATAGTGCAGATGCGCCACCGCTCCGGCGTAGGCGGAGAGGGAGGAGACGTAGGCAATATGCCCTAGCCAACAGCTAG